Genomic DNA from Candidatus Koribacter versatilis Ellin345:
TTGATGAAACCAGCCTGCCGATGAGCGAGGTCTCGGAGGCATCAGGCTTCGGCTGCGTACGACGGTTTAATGCAAACATCCGCGCGACCTTCCATCGCACGCCGTCGCAACTGCGCGCGCTGGCGAGGAATGCGTTTGAAACGCACGAGCACGAATATGTGTTTCGGCTGCGGTACCGTCCGCCGTATCACTGGCTCGGGATGTTGGATTTTCTGCGTCCGCGCGCGACACCCGGCGTGGAGTGCGTAACAGAAGACGCTTACGCCCGATCGATCTCGTTACACGGTAAAGAGGGAAGCTTCGAAGTGACCCACGCACCGGAGCAGCACTCGCTGGTGTTGCGCGTGAACTTCGAGGACTCGTCGGCGTTGTTTCAGATTGTGGAGCGCGTCCGCGCGATGTTTGACCTGAACGCAGACTGGGGTTCGATTGCCGGGGTGCTCGAGAACGATCGGCTACTTCGCGGACATCTGAAGGGCGATCCGGGGCGACGTTTGCCTGGGGCTTGGGATGGCTTTGAACTCGCCGTCCGGGCCGTTCTCGGCCAGCAGATCAGCGTGGCAGCGGCGACCAATCTCGCCGGACAAATCGCTCGCAAGTTCGGACGGCCCTTGCGGAAGTCGAATGGGATCTCGCATCTGTTTCCGACTCCCGAAATTCTGGCAGACGCTGCTTCCTTGCCGCTGCCGATGAAACGGGCGGAAACCATCCGCGCGTTGGCGTGCGCGGTCCGCGACTGCGAGCTTCAGTTCGATGCAATTACCGACGTGCCGCAGTTCTGCGAACAATTGAAGACCATCCCGGGAATCGGCGACTGGACGGCGCAGTACGTTGCCCTGCGGGCGCTACGCGAGCCCGACGCGTTTCCCGCAGGCGACCTCGGCCTGCAAAAAAGCCTGGGCGTGAAATCGTCGGCAGAGTTAGAGCGAAGGGCAGAGAACTGGCGGCCCTGGCGCGGGTACGCTGCCATCTATATGTGGAGCGCTGGACACTCGCTGTAAGGCGAATCGGAGACGAAAAACAGTCCTCGCTCGCGCTTATAGTTTCGCGATTTACATAAGCCCTCAAAAGCCACAGTTATGGGGTGTGAGCTTCGTCACAATTTCAAGTGACAAGGGTCACCGTCCTTATCACATTCCGCACGGGACAATCTATGCGTGTTCGGGGCCGTTCAACGTCGACCCGTCTTAGCCTCCAATCAGCCGGGAAATTCTTATTTGAAATATCGCCATCATAAAAGTCCGAAACTGTGTTTTGCCCCAGTATTTCTGCGGGTGAATGCGGATTCCGGACAGGAAGTGAGAAGCCCATCATGATCATGGCTTACCGATTCGTGCGGCTGATTGAAACCCACTCTGAGGGCCTGGCGAAGGCGCTGCGAAAAAAGATTGAGAACTGTCCCAAACTCGTCGATTACCACAATGTGCCTGCCGAGGAACTGACCGAGCGGGTGTACGAGGTTTACCGCCATCTCGGTGAATGGCTTTTGGGCAAAACCGAAGCTGACATCGAACAACGCTACTCGGCGATCGGGAAAAAGCGCGCGCAACAGGGAGTTCCGTCGTGCCAGGTTACGTGGACCATCTGCCTGGTGAAAGAGAACCTGTGGGACTACCTGAAACAGGAGTCGGTGATCGAGCGTCCTGCCGAAATTTTTGGTGAGTTAGAGGTGCTGGAGTTGTTGGACCAATTTTTTGATCGCGCAATTTATTACGCCGCGGTCGGCCACGAGCAGGCCCGCGTCGAAATGGCGCAAGTGGCCATTCATTCCTAGGGAGATTCGCATGTCTTGGTTTGTGGAGTACGAACGCAAGAGAAAGAACAGCGCCGCCGAGGCGCTTAAGGCTGTTCAGTCGGGGATGCGCGTCTGGGTCCATGCCAACAGCGGCTTCCCGCAGGTGCTTGCCGATGCGTTGACCGCACGCGCGCCCGAACTGCGCGACGTCGAAGTCGCTCACCTGCTGGGCATGGGCAAAGCTCGCTATGCGGAGCCGGAATACGCAGCATCGTTCCGTCCGAATGCGCTGTTCATCGGTCCAAGCGTGCGCACTGCCGTCAACGACGGGCGCGCCGATTACACGCCCATCCATCTCAGCGAGATCGAAGCCCTGTTTACCAGCGGCGCGATGCCGATTGATATCGCGCTGATCCATACCTCGCGTCCCGATGAACACGGCTTTGTGAGCCTTGGCACTTCGATCGAGACCACTCTCTCCGCCGCGCGCGCAGCGAAGTACGTGATCGCGCAAACCAACGTGCAGATGCCGAAGACCTGCGGCAACACCTACCTGCACGTCAGCGAGATTGACGCGTTCGTCGAAGTCGATGTTCCGCTCGCCGAAATGACGATCCACGAAGCCACCGCGGAGCACCAGGAAATCGCCAAGCATATCGCTCCGCTCATTGAAGACGGCTGCACCATCCAGACCGGTATCGGCGGCATTCCCGACGCCATCCTGCCGCACCTTATGGACCGCAAGAACCTCGGCGTGCACACCGAGACCATCAGCGAAGGCGCGATCCCGCTGATCGAGGCCGGCGTAATCAACGGCCGCATGAAGACCCTGAATCCGAATAAAGTCACGCTTGGTTTCGTGCTCGGAACTCGGCGCATGTACGACTACGTGCGTATGAATTCGATCTTTGACTTCCGGCCGAACAGCTACACCAACGATCCCTACGTGGTTGCACGTCACGACAACATGGTCGCCATCAACTCGGCGCTCGAGATCGATATCACCGGCCAGGTTTGTTCTGACTCGGTAGGCCAGAAGTTCTACAGCGGCTTTGGCGGACAGCTTGATTTCATCCGCGGCGCTGGACGTTCCAAGAATGGCAAGCCGGTGATCGCCCTGCCGGCGACGGCGAAAAACGGAACCATCTCGAAGATCGTCCCGATGTTGAAGCCCGGCGCGGGCGTGGTTACGACGCGCGCTGATGTTCATTTCGTCGCGACGGAATTCGGCATTGTGAATTTGCACGGCAAAACAGTGCGGGAGCGGGCGGAATTGCTGATCAGTATCGCGCACCCGAAGTTCCGCAAAGAGTTATTGGAGCATTGCGAAAAAATGAAGTGGACCCGCTCAGGAGAGTTAGTGGGCGCGGCTGCGTTGTAACAAAACTATAAAGAGGCAATCGATGGCGGAAGCACGCGGTTACGTAACGGTTGATGCGGAGGAGTGCAAAGGCTGCGGATTGTGCGTTGAGTCGTGCCCTCCGAACTGCCTGGAACTCGCTCCGGAGTTGAGCCACCAGGGCGTTCACCCGGCGCAGTACACCGGGGAGAAATGCACTGGCTGCGGCATTTGTTTCTACTGCTGCCCGGAGCCGGGCGCAATAACGGTTTACAGACACACCATGCCGGCAAAACAGCCGGCTCTTTCTTCGTCTGGCGAAGGGAAGGAGACGGCCCATGCGGCAACTGTGTAAGGGAAATGTCGCGATTGTGAAAGGGGCCATCATGGCGGGATGCCGCGGGTATTACGGCTATCCCATCACTCCAGCCAGTGAAATTGCCGAGTATGCGGCGCTGTTGTTCCCGCAAGTCGGCGGCACCTTCATCCAGGCCGAGAGCGAAGTTTCGGCCATCAACATGGTGTACGGCGCGGCCTCCGCGGGCGTGCGCACCATGAGCGGATCTTCCGGCCCAGGCATTAGCCTGATGCAGGAAGGGATCAGCTACTGCGCGGGCTCCGAACTGCCCTGCGTCATTGTAGACATCGTGCGCGGCGGCCCCGGGCTTGGCAATATTGCCCCCGAGCAGAGCGACTACTTCGCAATGACCAAGGGCGGTGGCCACGGTTGCTATCGCAACATTGTTCTCGCTCCGGCTTCGGTGCAGGAGATGTTCGACTACACCATCAAGGCCTTCGAACTCTCCGACAAATATCGCAATCCGACCGTCATCATGACCGACGGCTTCGTCGGCCAGATGATGGAGCCGCTTGAAATCGATTTTCGCGACATCGTGCCCCCTGAGAAACCTTGGGCGGTGAAGGGAACTCACGAGACCCGCAAGAACCTGATCAGTTCCATCTATCTCACCCCCGATCAGCTAGAGGCGCACATTCGTCACCTCGAGAAGAAGTACAAAACGATCGAAGAGAACGAGACGCTGTCTGAGACCTACATGGCCGAGGACGCCGAGATCCTCGTTGTCGGTCACGGCATCATCTCTCGCGTGCTGCGTTCCACCGTAGATATGGCGCGCGCACAAGGCATGAAGGTCGGGCTCTTCCGGCCCATCACCCTGTGGCCGTTCCCGTCGAAAGAACTGGCAAAAGCCGCGAAGAACGTGGCCTGCATCCTGACCGTCGAACTCAGTACCGGACAGATGGTGGAAGACGTGAAGCTCGCCGTGAACGGCCGAGTTCCGGTCGAGTTCTATGGACGCTGCGGCGGCAATGTGCCGTCGGCAGAAGAAGTTAACGCAGAACTATTCAGCCGCGTCGCGAGCCTGGTTTAGGAGGAGGAGAGACATGGAAGGGTACGACATCATCAAGCACAAATCTCCGGCCTTCTACGACAGCTTTGAGCGGAAGGACGAACTGCAGAATCAAACCCACTATTGCCCGGGCTGCGGCCACGGCGTCGGCCACAAGCTAATCGCCGAGGCCCTCACCGATCTCGGCCTCCAGGACCGCACGGTGCTTGTGAGCCCGGTCGGCTGCTCGGTGTTTGCGTATTACTACTTCGACGTGGGCAACGTGCAAGTCGCCCACGGACGCGCCCCGGCCGCGGCCACCGCGCTGCGCCGCTCCAACCCCGAGAGCATTGTCATCAGCTACCAGGGCGACGGCGATCTCGCGGCCATCGGCACGGCGGAGATCATTCACGCCGCCAATCGCGGTGAGAACATCACCGTGATCTTCATGAACAACGCGATCTACGGCATGACCGGCGGCCAGATGGCGCCGACCACGCTCGTGAACCAGACCAGCACCACGTCACCCTACGGACGCAATCCGCAGAACGAGGGCTTCCCGCTGCACATGTGCGAGTTGCTCTCGAGCCTGGAAGCGCCGGTGTACATCGAGCGCGTTTCGCTCGGTGACCCGAAGAACATCATGAAGGCGCAGCGCGCGGTAAAGAAGGCACTCACTCTGCAGAGCCAGAAGGCCGGCTTCACCTTCATTGAAATCCTCTCGCCCTGTCCGACGATCTGGAAGAAAGATCCGATCGAGGCCCGCAAGTGGGTCAGCGAAGTTCTGATGAAGACTTTTCCAGTCGGCGTCTATCGCGAGAAGAAACTCGAACTGCCGGAATGCAAACACGCGCCGCAGAAGACGGTCGCGGAATGCATCGGCGCTACGCAAGGCGTAGAGAAGACCACCGGTCATCGCCACCACACTCGCGACATCAGCATTAAGATCGCGGGCTTCGGCGGACAGGGCGTTCTTCTCCTCGGCCAGATCATCGCCGAGATGGGTATGCGCGAGAGCATGGAAGTAAGCTGGCTTCCCGCGTATGGTCCGGAAATGCGCAGCGGCAGCGCCAACTGTAGCGTTACCCTGGCACACGACCGCATCGGAACGCCGCTCATCACGCGGCCGGAAGTGTTGGTCGCGATGAACGAGCCCTCGCTACGGAAGTTCGCCGATACGGTTGCTCCCGGCGGCGTCATCCTCTACAACCGCGATCGTCTGCCGGAAGATTTCAGCATCTCGCATGCGCGTGTGTTGTGTGTACCAGCTTCCGCGATGGCCGACACACTCGGCTCCGCGAAGGTCGCCAACGTGGTCATGCTCGGCGCGCTTCTCGAAGAGACCGAATGCCTGCCCTCCGAGAGCGCGATCGCCGTACTCGAATCCACAGTCAAGAACCCAAAGATCCTCGAACTCGACAAGCAGGCCATCAAGGCCGGCCGCGATTTCGTTGATAACCAGGTGCGCGTCGGCGCCGTCCCCGGGCCCGACGGGTACGCATACTAGCTTTTCCCTTCGAACGGCGGTGGGCCTTCGTGCCTGCCGCCTTTTTGTTAAAACTCTCGGACTAATAGGTTTCCACTATGGCCTCCCAACTCGGCCACGCATAGGCTTTCCCACCAACCGTTCCTTGTGGGGACTGAGTTTCGCAACTGAACAACTGAATCGCACCAGGAGAGACTATGTCGTCGAGCGCCTCTGCCGCACCCGCTTTTGCTGTCGCCGATGTCCCGAAGAAATCTGCTGTCACCACTGCGCAGATCGTTACCGTCATCTTCCTCGGCCTCGCCATGGCGCTCTATTTCTGGGTTGATTCGCGATACCCCTCATTGATGAAGAAGTACCACGCCGGCCACGCGGTGAAGGCTGCGGGCGCCATCAGCTTCGACGCGATCCTTCCCGTCAACCCAACCATGCCGCTGACGACACGCATCGTGCGTACCTCCGGCAATTGGCTCTATACGAACCGCATCGGGATGAGCTTCGGTATGGGGTTCGGCGCGTTGCTGCTCACGCTCCTGCCCATGTTCGCGCGCCGCCGGTTCAAAAGCGGATTTGCCAATACCGTGCTCGGCGTCGCAGCGGGTGCGCCGCTCGGCGTGTGCGCCAATTGCGTCGCGCCCATCGGACGCGGCCTGGTGCAGGCCGGCGCTAGTCCCAACACCGCGCTCGCGACCATGATCAGTTCGCCCACGCTTAACGTTGTCGTGCTGGCGATGGCATTCAGCCTGTTCCCGCTGCCGGTTGCCATCACCAAGATTGCGACCGTGCTCGCGCTGCTCGCGCTGGTGCCGTGGTTTGCGCCAAAGCCCGAGCCGGAATTCGCCTGTGAGATTCCGCAATCGGCAGCCGCCGGATCGGCCGTAGTGCTCTTCCTCAAGAACCTTGCGAAGATGATCGCGATCACGCTGCCGTTCATGGTGCTCGCCGGCGTTCTCGGCGCAATCCTCGCCGAAGCCCTGCCATCGAGCAGCCTGCCCGCGCACGTTTCGATTCTCGGAATCATTCTTGTCGCGCTGATCGGCGCATTCCTGCCGGTACCGATGGCTTTCGACGTCGCAATCGCGTTCGTACTGATGTCGCGCGGGGTGGCGCTGCCCTATGTCGTGACGCTACTCTGCACCCTCGGCTGCTTCAGCATTTATTCGGCGCTGATCGTGGGCAAGAGCCTGTCGTGGAAGACCGCCGGCAAGATGTACGGCACGGTGGCCGCGCTGGGAATCGTCGCGGGATTGGTGACCGCGGCGTGGAGCGGATTCTAGTTATAGGTGGACGATTTCGATATCGCCCCACTGCTCGTGTAGGTATTCGGCCGCAATCCGGCGATGGCAGTGCTCCGGCTTTTCCTCGGAGCAGAGAAGGCATGCATCCTCGAAGATTTCGCGATCGAGTGAGCCGGCTGCCTTACGCTCTTCCAGCAACTTACGAAACGCTGTCTCGTATGCCGGCCAATCCATCGCCTTCTTCTTGTAGGCATCGAGAATTTCTTGTGTCGGGGCTAATTCCGGGACATGCGTGTACTCGATACTTGCGATTGCTTTGAGGAAGTACCGCAGGTCGTCTTTCTTTGAAAAGCCCGCGAGCTGCGATGTGTTGTTGAGCCGGACGTCGATGACGCGCCTTACGCTCCCCGCTATGAGCGCGGGGAAGAATTCGTCCGCACTCTTCTTCGTAAATCCAATCGTGAACAGCTTCATCGGTGTTCCTCTTCGGTTTTCGTGAAGGCAATCTTCTCTTCCTGCATTTCGTAGGCGATTGCGACCAGTTCGTCTTCCCCTTTGAAAAGATGCATGGAACCGAGCGACAAACCATGCCTCAGCCGTTCGATCGTCTCCCGATGGTCTTCAACAAGCTTCTCGCCGACGATATGTTTTATTTCGAATCCGCGGGCCGCGAGCTGCCTGGCAACCAGGATCGTGCGATGGCAATCCAGTGGTTCCTTCTCCGCGCAGAGGATCGCGATCGTGTATCCCTTTGCAAGGCCGGCATGGATGCGATCGAGTCCGTGCTGAAAGAGGGCCGTCTCCGCGAGCCGCCCATATCGCACCCGTCCATTGTCGTAGCAACGCGTATCCTCGCTCCGCGCTCCAAGTTCCTTGCCGAGAAATATGTATTGGATCCCCGCGCGCTTCAGCGAATCTTCCAGCGGATCGCGATTGAACTGCGGATACAACCGGCTATAGGGCTGCGAGCGTACATCCGCAACCGCGGTAATCCCATTCTGCCGAAGCAATGCGATCAGTTCTTCGATCGATCGGTTCGAATGTCCGATGGTGAAGACGGTGCTCACCCGCGCCATCCTGGAGTAATTACGCCGGCGCAGTACTTGTAGCAGTAGCCGGCGATCCACGGCTCGCCCAGGCTCACGCATAGCAGCGCTTGTTCAAGGGGATACTCGCCTTCGCCTTCAGCCAGGTATTGCCGCTCGATCTCCGGATCGGTGATGGAGAAACGGTATTCCTCGCCACGATAAAACAGGAAGCCGCGTGCGCGATGCCGCTCACCAAACTCCGTCTTCTCCGCGAAGACTTCCACTGAAAACTCCTCGGGTTGAATCAGCAACAGAGAATTTCGATATTGCTTCGCGTCCTCCGAGAAGATGCGGTCGTTGATGCCATGGCGGCTACTACATCCCGTGCCCCATAGCGACTCGACCTTATCCACCGCGTTGCGCAACTCGTTCCACGGACACAGACCTCGCCGCACCCAAGAGTGCCGGACGTCCACCAGGTGGTTCTCCGATTGATGTGCGTGGGGCCGCGGTTCCTTCAGCCCGATCTCGAGAATGTCTAGCAGGGAAGCATCTCCGCCGCGCGGCAGCCGTCGCTCACGCTCGTGTAGCTCCTGTGTCGGCCGGGCACTTACCGGACGAAGCCACGCCCCGAACGCCCCGTTGCTATAGATTTCTTTGCCGGCAATACATCGCCCCGAAGTCTGGCGCGAATTGGCAAGACAAACAAACCGTTTCGTATACATGCCGCTTCAAGTATCGCGACCGTCAGGGATCCGCGAAGTGACGCGGCTCACGTTGCGGATGTTCACGGGCATCCCATGATTGGGGTAGACTCGTCGCAGCATGTCTCCCAAAAAGAAGGTCTTCCGCAAAGTCACGGCCGTGAAGGCGCTCGCCCGCAAGGTGCTGGGCACCACTCCGCCCACTCGTAGGGCGCCTGGGACGAAGAAAGAGAAGACCGCGAAACACAAGCCGACGTTGGGAAAAATGTTGTCGGAAGAATAGCCTCGGTTATCGCGGAAGCGGCAAAACGAAATTCAAAATCTCTGACACCAGCGCTGCGAGCGCCATCCCAAACACATAGGTCCGTAGATAGGTGTATTCCGTCCGGCGGGTGGCGTAGATCGCATAGAAGCCCACGAATACAGCGCTGTTAAAGGTGATGAAGAATCCGGTGGAGCGCATCATATCGCGCGCCGCTTTGTGCACGGCGACATACTGCGCCGGGGTGCGGCTCGACATAATGATTCCGTAGACCAGGATGTTCCAGGCAGCGAGGATCAGAACCACGATCAAAGTGAGTCGAAACCCGACATATCTTCGCACCAGAGCCGGTGTGTTGGTGCGCAGAAACTGTTCGGTCTTTTCCGCTACTGCCATCTCTACACCGCTTTGATCAGCAAACACGTGATGTCGTCATGCTGGGGTGTCATGGCGACGAACCGGTCCACGTCCGTCATGATCTGGTAAAGCATCTGCGCCGGGCCTAGCTGCAGGTTCGCGTTGACGACTGCGATCAACCGGTCTTCCCCGTATTCCTGCGCATGGTCGTTCTCGGCCTCGACTACGCCATCGGTAAAGATGACCAGCCAGTCGCCCGGATTCAAAGTCAGTGTCGCTGATGGGTAGGTCACGTCTTCCATCATGCCCAGCGGAATGCCGCCGATATCCAACCGCTCGAGCTGTCCCGTCGCGCGCCGCAGCATTGGGTTGTTATGACCAGCATTGATGTACGTCAATGTCCGTGTCGCCGGCGTATATTCCGCCAGGAATGCCGTGGTGAAACGACGCCCCTGCTGGCTGTTGGTGCAGGCGTATTTATTCATGCTCGCCGCGAGATCGGGCAGCGAGATGTCGGCGGTGGAGAGAGTTTTCAAGCTGGCCTGGAAGGTCGCCATCAA
This window encodes:
- a CDS encoding 3-methyl-2-oxobutanoate dehydrogenase subunit VorB — its product is MRQLCKGNVAIVKGAIMAGCRGYYGYPITPASEIAEYAALLFPQVGGTFIQAESEVSAINMVYGAASAGVRTMSGSSGPGISLMQEGISYCAGSELPCVIVDIVRGGPGLGNIAPEQSDYFAMTKGGGHGCYRNIVLAPASVQEMFDYTIKAFELSDKYRNPTVIMTDGFVGQMMEPLEIDFRDIVPPEKPWAVKGTHETRKNLISSIYLTPDQLEAHIRHLEKKYKTIEENETLSETYMAEDAEILVVGHGIISRVLRSTVDMARAQGMKVGLFRPITLWPFPSKELAKAAKNVACILTVELSTGQMVEDVKLAVNGRVPVEFYGRCGGNVPSAEEVNAELFSRVASLV
- a CDS encoding 2-oxoacid:acceptor oxidoreductase family protein; its protein translation is MEGYDIIKHKSPAFYDSFERKDELQNQTHYCPGCGHGVGHKLIAEALTDLGLQDRTVLVSPVGCSVFAYYYFDVGNVQVAHGRAPAAATALRRSNPESIVISYQGDGDLAAIGTAEIIHAANRGENITVIFMNNAIYGMTGGQMAPTTLVNQTSTTSPYGRNPQNEGFPLHMCELLSSLEAPVYIERVSLGDPKNIMKAQRAVKKALTLQSQKAGFTFIEILSPCPTIWKKDPIEARKWVSEVLMKTFPVGVYREKKLELPECKHAPQKTVAECIGATQGVEKTTGHRHHTRDISIKIAGFGGQGVLLLGQIIAEMGMRESMEVSWLPAYGPEMRSGSANCSVTLAHDRIGTPLITRPEVLVAMNEPSLRKFADTVAPGGVILYNRDRLPEDFSISHARVLCVPASAMADTLGSAKVANVVMLGALLEETECLPSESAIAVLESTVKNPKILELDKQAIKAGRDFVDNQVRVGAVPGPDGYAY
- a CDS encoding DUF488 domain-containing protein, producing MSTVFTIGHSNRSIEELIALLRQNGITAVADVRSQPYSRLYPQFNRDPLEDSLKRAGIQYIFLGKELGARSEDTRCYDNGRVRYGRLAETALFQHGLDRIHAGLAKGYTIAILCAEKEPLDCHRTILVARQLAARGFEIKHIVGEKLVEDHRETIERLRHGLSLGSMHLFKGEDELVAIAYEMQEEKIAFTKTEEEHR
- a CDS encoding acetyl-CoA hydrolase/transferase family protein, which encodes MSWFVEYERKRKNSAAEALKAVQSGMRVWVHANSGFPQVLADALTARAPELRDVEVAHLLGMGKARYAEPEYAASFRPNALFIGPSVRTAVNDGRADYTPIHLSEIEALFTSGAMPIDIALIHTSRPDEHGFVSLGTSIETTLSAARAAKYVIAQTNVQMPKTCGNTYLHVSEIDAFVEVDVPLAEMTIHEATAEHQEIAKHIAPLIEDGCTIQTGIGGIPDAILPHLMDRKNLGVHTETISEGAIPLIEAGVINGRMKTLNPNKVTLGFVLGTRRMYDYVRMNSIFDFRPNSYTNDPYVVARHDNMVAINSALEIDITGQVCSDSVGQKFYSGFGGQLDFIRGAGRSKNGKPVIALPATAKNGTISKIVPMLKPGAGVVTTRADVHFVATEFGIVNLHGKTVRERAELLISIAHPKFRKELLEHCEKMKWTRSGELVGAAAL
- a CDS encoding AlkA N-terminal domain-containing protein; the encoded protein is MLLDRQTCSRARLSRDPRFDGKFFIAVLTTRVYCRSICSARTCQEKNVRYYPTAAAAEEAGFRPCLRCRPECSPGTPAWLGTPSTVTRGLRLLNERALDDGGIEYLAERLGIGGRHLRRLFLQHLGASPRAVAQTRRLHFAKKLIDETSLPMSEVSEASGFGCVRRFNANIRATFHRTPSQLRALARNAFETHEHEYVFRLRYRPPYHWLGMLDFLRPRATPGVECVTEDAYARSISLHGKEGSFEVTHAPEQHSLVLRVNFEDSSALFQIVERVRAMFDLNADWGSIAGVLENDRLLRGHLKGDPGRRLPGAWDGFELAVRAVLGQQISVAAATNLAGQIARKFGRPLRKSNGISHLFPTPEILADAASLPLPMKRAETIRALACAVRDCELQFDAITDVPQFCEQLKTIPGIGDWTAQYVALRALREPDAFPAGDLGLQKSLGVKSSAELERRAENWRPWRGYAAIYMWSAGHSL
- a CDS encoding dual OB domain-containing protein, yielding MYTKRFVCLANSRQTSGRCIAGKEIYSNGAFGAWLRPVSARPTQELHERERRLPRGGDASLLDILEIGLKEPRPHAHQSENHLVDVRHSWVRRGLCPWNELRNAVDKVESLWGTGCSSRHGINDRIFSEDAKQYRNSLLLIQPEEFSVEVFAEKTEFGERHRARGFLFYRGEEYRFSITDPEIERQYLAEGEGEYPLEQALLCVSLGEPWIAGYCYKYCAGVITPGWRG
- a CDS encoding DUF488 domain-containing protein, whose translation is MKLFTIGFTKKSADEFFPALIAGSVRRVIDVRLNNTSQLAGFSKKDDLRYFLKAIASIEYTHVPELAPTQEILDAYKKKAMDWPAYETAFRKLLEERKAAGSLDREIFEDACLLCSEEKPEHCHRRIAAEYLHEQWGDIEIVHL
- a CDS encoding 4Fe-4S dicluster domain-containing protein encodes the protein MAEARGYVTVDAEECKGCGLCVESCPPNCLELAPELSHQGVHPAQYTGEKCTGCGICFYCCPEPGAITVYRHTMPAKQPALSSSGEGKETAHAATV